The following are encoded together in the Triticum dicoccoides isolate Atlit2015 ecotype Zavitan chromosome 6B, WEW_v2.0, whole genome shotgun sequence genome:
- the LOC119323470 gene encoding galactan beta-1,4-galactosyltransferase GALS1-like, whose amino-acid sequence MKKKDAGGGGGGGGGALVAVPCVDIKLFVASLAFLTLFVALWQLQPYGSLLAAARSSASAPPCALPLATTSAAAASNINNTEVHSANSTSSNAATKGAPVATSAPATAAVAAVPMRLAKPAPRTEDPNTNKPVLTRPPVSAAARTEDPSTNKPVLTRPHVSAAARTEDPNTNKPVLPRPHVSSAARAEQPNTNKPVLPRPHVTAAARAEEPKRPVPRPSGSAAVRLEDPKRPVLRPYGSAAALFVQMGAYRGGPRTFAIVGLASKPTHVFGTPYFKCEWQPNPSAADPAPPAVRTKAYKILPDWGYGRVYTTVVVNCTFPSNPNAANAGGRLLVHAYHSTASRRYERFVALEEAPGAYDEAIFSPPFQYDYLYCGSSLYGNLSASRMREWVAYHAHLFGPRSHFVFHDAGGVSPEVRAVLDPWIRAGRITVQDIRAQAEFDSYYYNQFLVVNDCLHRYRHAANWTFFFDVDEYLYLPNGQALDQVLGKLSGYTQFTIEQNPMSTKLCVKNPRNDYSREWGFEKFVFRNSITRVRRDRKYAIQARNAYATGVHMSQNVYGRSTHKTEALIRYYHYHNSINVLGEPCQEFVPRPGGGRKVTFEGVPYVYDDAMKRLAGEIRRFENQTIGSSLT is encoded by the exons ATGAAGAAGAAAGACGcgggaggtggcggtggcggtgggggTGGAGCGCTCGTCGCCGTCCCGTGCGTGGACATCAAGCTCTTCGTCGCCTCGCTCGCCTTCCTCACGCTCTTCGTCGCGTTGTGGCAGCTCCAGCCCTACGgctccctcctcgccgccgcccgctcctccgCATCCGCGCCCCCCTGCGCCCTTCCCCTCGCCACaacctccgctgccgccgccagcAACATCAACAACACTGAGGTTCACTCCGCCAACTCGACGTCCTCCAACGCAGCTACCAAGGGCGCACCGGTGGCGACGTCGGCTCCGGCCACGGCCGCCGTCGCCGCTGTTCCGATGCGGTTGGCGAAGCCGGCGCCGCGGACGGAGGACCCGAACACGAACAAGCCGGTGCTCACTCGGCCGCCCGTAAGCGCGGCGGCGCGGACGGAGGACCCGAGCACGAACAAGCCGGTGCTCACTCGGCCGCACGTAAGCGCCGCGGCGCGGACGGAGGACCCGAACACGAACAAGCCGGTGCTCCCTCGACCGCACGTAAGCTCGGCGGCGCGGGCGGAGCAGCCGAACACGAACAAGCCGGTGCTCCCTCGGCCGCACGTAACCGCGGCGGCGCGCGCGGAGGAGCCGAAAAGGCCGGTGCCCCGGCCGTCCGGCAGCGCGGCGGTGCGCCTGGAGGACCCGAAAAGGCCGGTGCTCCGGCCGTACGGCAGCGCGGCGGCGCTGTTCGTGCAGATGGGCGCGTACCGGGGCGGGCCGCGGACGTTCGCCATCGTGGGGCTGGCGTCTAAGCCCACCCACGTGTTCGGCACCCCCTACTTCAAGTGCGAGTGGCAGCCCAACCCGAGCGCCGCTGACCCGGCGCCGCCCGCCGTCCGGACCAAGGCCTACAAGATCCTGCCGGACTGGGGGTACGGCCGCGTCTACACCACCGTCGTCGTCAACTGCACCTTCCCCTCCAACCCCAACGCGGCCAACGCCGGCGGCAGGCTGCTCGTCCACGCCTACCACTCCACGGCCTCCCGCCGGTACGAGCGCTTCGTGGCGCTGGAGGAGGCGCCGGGCGCCTACGACGAGGCCATCTTCAGCCCGCCGTTCCAGTACGACTACCTCTACTGCGGCTCCTCGCTCTACGGCAACCTCAGCGCCAGCCGCATGCGCGAGTGGGTGGCCTACCACGCGCACTTATTCGGGCCCAGGTCGCACTTCGTCTTCCACGACGCCGGCGGCGTCAGCCCGGAGGTGAGGGCGGTGCTGGACCCGTGGATCAGGGCGGGGCGGATCACGGTGCAGGACATCCGGGCGCAGGCCGAGTTCGACAGCTACTACTACAACCAGTTCCTGGTGGTGAACGACTGCCTGCACCGGTACCGGCACGCCGCCAACTGGACCTTCTTCTTCGACGTCGACGAGTACCTCTACCTGCCCAACGGCCAGGCTCTGGACCAGGTGCTCGGCAAGCTCTCGGGCTACACGCAGTTCACCATCGAGCAGAATCCCATGTCCACCAAGCTCTGCGTCAAGAATCCGAGGAATGATTACTCAAG GGAATGGGGATTCGAGAAGTTCGTGTTCCGGAACTCGATCACGAGGGTCCGGCGCGACCGCAAGTACGCGATCCAGGCGCGGAACGCGTATGCGACCGGGGTGCACATGTCGCAGAACGTGTACGGGAGGTCGACGCACAAGACGGAGGCCCTCATCAGGTACTACCACTACCACAACTCCATCAACGTGCTGGGGGAGCCCTGCCAGGAGTTTGTGCCGCGGCCCGGCGGCGGCCGCAAGGTTACGTTTGAGGGCGTCCCCTACGTGTACGACGACGCCATGAAGCGCCTCGCCGGCGAGATCCGGCGGTTCGAGAACCAAACCATCGGATCATCTCTTACATAA